From Myotis daubentonii chromosome 20, mMyoDau2.1, whole genome shotgun sequence, the proteins below share one genomic window:
- the RGS21 gene encoding regulator of G-protein signaling 21: MPMKCCFHRSPTAEAAAWSENMDTLLTNQAGLDAFRTFLKSEFSEENVEFWLACEDFKKTESAEKIASKAKMIYSEFIEADAPKEINIDFSTRDLISKNIAEPTLKCFDEAQKLIYSLMAKDSFPRFLKSEIYKKLVNSKQVGNNKKWLPFL; this comes from the exons ATGCCAATGAA ATGTTGTTTCCACAGGTCACCAACGGCAGAGGCAGCGGCGTGGTCTGAAAACATGGACACTCTTTTAACCAACCAAG CTGGTCTAGATGCTTTTCGAACATTTCTCAAATCAGAATTTAGTGAAGAAAATGTTGAGTTCTGGCTTGCCTGTGAAGACTTCAAGAAAACGGAAAGTGCCGAAAAAATTGCTTCCAAAGCCAAGATGATTTATTCTGAATTCATTGAGGCTGATGCCCCTAAAGAG ATTAACATTGACTTCAGTACCAGGGACCTCATCTCCAAGAATATTGCAGAACCAACCCTCAAGTGTTTTGATGAGGCTCAGAAGTTAATCTACAGCCTCATGGCCAAGGATTCTTTCCCGCGATTTCTGAAGTCAGAGATTTACAAGAAACTGGTCAATAGCAAACAGgttggaaacaataaaaaatggctCCCTTTCTTGTAA